CTTATCAGTGTAGATGGGGGAGTGAATCTGGATACTGTAGGAGAGATTGCTAAGCGAAAAGCAGATATAGCTGTATGTGGAAGCGCCTTCTTTGGAGCTCCAGACAGGGTTGCATTCATCCAGGCAATAAAGGAAAGAGCACAGGTATGAAGGCGGTCATCCAACGTGTTCAGGATGCAAGCGTTTCTGTTGAGGGAACCATCACCGGCCAGATCGACCATGGCCTTCTTGTCTATCTGGGTATAGGACACGATGATACTGAAGATCAACTTACGTGGTTGTGCGAGAAAATTGTGAAGCTACGTGTTTTTACCGATGAGCAAGGAAAAATGAACAAGAGCCTTTCTGATGTACACGGGTCCATCTTGGTCGTCAGTCAGTTCACGTTGCTGGCAAATCTACGCAAGGGAAACCGACCATCCTACAACGATGCTGCACCACCACAAAAAGCTGAGGCTTTGTATGAACAATCCCTCAAGGTGTTTGCTCAGTTGGGTTTCCCAGTCTCTTCAGGTGAATTTGGAGCACACATGAAGGTGTCCTATACCAACGACGGTCCGGTCACCCTCCTGCTTGAAGCAGAATAAAGAGTGTTGTGCTTATAGTGTAAGGTTACAGAGAATTCGAGGAGCATATCATGGCAAAGAACAGTAAAGATACGACATTCCCCACTGACCAGAAGCAGAAGCGGGACGCATTGGAGGCAGCAAGGGTCCAGATTGACAAGCAGTTTGGAAAGGGATCCCTGATGAAGCTCGGTGACAACAAGGAAAACCGAAATATTGAAAGTATTTCTTCCGGGTCCTTGCTTCTTGATGAAGCGCTTGGTATCGGTGGATACCCAAAGGGTAGGGTCATAGAGATCTACGGTCCTGAAAGCAGTGGTAAGACCACACTAGCTCTTCATGCCATTGCAGAGAGTCAGAAAGCTGGGGGAATTGCCGCATTCATTGATGCTGAGCATGCTATGGATCCAAGCTATGCGAAGAAACTGGGTGTAAATATTGAAGAACTCTGGATCAGTCAACCAGACAGTGGAGAACAGGCGCTGGAGATTGCAGAATCCCTGGTGCGGAGTGGGGCAGTGGATATCATTGTCGTGGACTCTGTTGCTGCCCTTACCCCACAAGCAGAAATCGATGGGGATATGGGTGATAGCCACATGGGACTCCAGGCTCGGCTGATGAGCCAAGCATTGCGCAAGCTTACCGGTCTGCTTTCAAAGAGCCACACTACCATCATTTTCATCAACCAGATTAGAATGAAGATCGGCATCATGTTCGGTAACCCAGAGACAACCACAGGGGGAAATGCCCTGAAGTTCTACTCTTCAGTCCGCCTCGAGGTTCGCAAGATTGAGTCCATCAGTAAAAGTGCTGATGATATCGTTGGAAACCGAGTACGAATCAAGATAGTGAAGAACAAGGTATCTCCTCCTTTCAAGAAGGTAGAACTGGATCTTCTCTTCGGTGAAGGTATCAGCTATATTGCAAGCATCCTTGACGCAGCACTCAAGTACGAAATGCTGGAGAAAAGTGGCTCCTGGTACTCCTATAACGGGGAGAAGATTGGACAGGGAAGAGAGCGGACATTGGACTTCCTCAAGGACAACCCTGATATCGCCACTGACCTTGACAATCGCCTCAGGGCAAAGATGTTCCCCAAAGCCGATGCTGTTGAGGCAACGGAAACTGCTTCAGAAAGCAAGTAATTCCCAAAGAGTACAGCTGGGCACAGAGGTGGAACAATCCACCTCTGTGTTGTCAATTCAGCAGGGGTTCGATATACTCGCGGTGAGAGGGGAACACTGTGCAAGAACAAACAGTACAAGAAGAACAAGTGCCAAAGGGGGCTACTTTCCATACCCCCACCTTCGATGGTCCATTGGACTTGTTGCTGTTCCTCATCCAAAAATCAGAAGTCAATATCTATGACATTCCTATTTCGCTTATCACTGAACAGTTCTTGGGATATCTCAAGGAAGAGAAGGTAACTGAGCTTGGGGATCTGACACAATTCTACAAGATGGCTGCAGACCTGCTGTATATCAAGAGCAGGATGTTGCTCCCTGTTGAACTGGAATTCGATGAAGAGTACCAGGACCCCAGACAAGAACTGGTGGACCGTCTGTTGGAGTACCAGAAGTTCAGGAAATATACTGAGTTGCTTACTGGCACCAATACCAATGCTGAATTGTTCATTACCCGGAAAAGCAATCAGTTTCGCCTTCCATTCGGAGATGAGGAACTCTTTGGTGATGTATCCTTGCAGGACTTGCTCAAGACATTTTCACGGCTCATGACCACTATTACCCCGAACAAGGTGTTCAATGTCTACGAATCGGTAACAGTCAATGAAAAAATTGCCTTGATGCAGGAGTTGTTCGAGACACAAGATTATATAACCTTGGAACAACTTATTGTCCATGCTGACCAACTGCTCCATATTATCTGCAGTTTCATGGCAATTCTTGATGCCTGTAAGCTCAGGATGATCACCCTCGTTCAGAGTGAACCGTTCGGGCCAATTCTCATCCGTAAGGTCAATGAGGCGTTTGAACAGGATTTTGAACATATGTACGATGATGATTTCGAGGAAATTGAGGAAGAAATCATCACGACACCCATTTCAGAAGGTGAAGAAGAGAGGTTTTTTGAGGAAGATGCAGATAATCTCCGCACAACTACTGACGATGGTCGCGTTTTTCTGTATGATGATGAGAGTGAGGATGAGCAGATCATTCTTGACGATGAGTGATAGGAGCGTTAGTGGTGGATAGGAAGAGGCAAGCGGGCAAGGCTGAGAGTCAGCAAGGCCCCCTCTTGAGTACCGAGGCCCGGTTGGTCGAAGTCATTCTCTTTTTGGAGAACGAACCGGTTAGTTTGGAACGATTGAGCAAGATGACCTCCCTTTCGGAGGAAACAACAAGAAATGCCATTACAGAACTGCAGGAACATTACCGTGAATACCTGCATGGACTGGACCTTGCTGAGAGCCAGGGTGCCTTCCAATTCCTACCTTCTTCTGATTTGCACGATAAACTTCGTTCCTGCTACGGCAGACGTGTCGACAGACGCCTTAGTCGTGCAGCCTTGGAGACACTGTCCATTGTGGCATACAGCCAACCGATTACCCGTAGGGAGATAGACAACATCCGTGGGGTAAGCAGTGACACCATTATCCGTTTGTTGCGAGACCGTGAATATATCAAGGTGATTGGAAGAAAGGATGTCCCTGGACATCCCTGCCTCTACGGCACCTCGAGGAAATTCCTTTTCGAATTCAACCTAGCAAGTATCAGCGCACTACCCAAGCTCTCCGATATCGACCGACTGCGATTTGAAGCAGAACCAACACAGGAGAAAGAAGAAGCATGAAATTATCATATCCGCTTAGATTACAGGTCTATTTGGCAAAGAGTGGTTGCGGGTCCCGCAGATCCTGCGAAACACTGATCACCAGTGGGCGTGTCACCGTCAATACGAAACGGGTAACAGAACTGGGAACCAAGGTCGATGAAGAAGATGTCATCATGGTTGATGACCAATTAGTGGAACCAAGTGAGAAAACCTACTACTACGCCTTGCACAAGCCCAAGGGGTTTGTGTGCACGAACTGGGATCCAAACGAGAAAAACTATGCACGTGATCTGATTGATATTCCAGACAAGAATCTTCTCTTCCATATTGGTCGCCTGGACAAGGATTCCAGTGGCTTGATTCTCTTCACCAATGATGGGGATGTAGCACAGAAGATCATGCATCCTTCCGAGGAGATTGAGAAGGAGTATCTGGTAAGTTGCTCCACTGGTGTTCGCAGGGAAGACCTGGAGGAAGCCCGTAAGGGAGTCCTTATAGATATGCCGCAGCCTTATACGATCAAACGTTTTGAGATCATCAGCAAGAAATGGGTGAGGATCATCCTTACTGAAGGAAAGAACCGGGAGATTAGAAAGATTCTCAGCCACTTTGGGTATGAGGTGAAGCAGCTTGTCAGGATGAGGATTGGTTGTATTGAACTGGGTGACCTCAAACCAGGACAGTATCGTACGGTTACGTCCTCCGAGATCAAGGCGCTTTTGAGGGGAGAAAATGATATTCTAAGAAAGAGTTCAGGGAGAGGATGGTAATGGTCGTAGCGATAGACGGACCAGCTGGAGTTGGGAAAAGCTCCATTGCCCAGATGATTGCAAAGACTTGCAATTTCTACTATCTCAATTCCGGTTCATTCTACAGGGCCTACACCTACCTGCATGTACAGGAAGGGAAGGACCCCATGGATTACCCAGCAGTTCTGGAAACTGCAAAGCACTATATGCTCTCTATTGAAGATGACCGTATCTGTGTCAACGGCACTGATATTGAGGATAAGCTTCATACCCCTGAGGTTGACGCAGTAGTAGCGCAAGTTTCAACATATCCTCCGCTTAGAAGCTATGTGAATGAACAGCTGAGAAGGATTGCAAAGGATATGGATGTTGTCATTGAGGGGAGAGATATTACGACGGTGGTCTTCCCAGATGCCGACTTAAAATGTTACTTTGATGCAAAGGCTGAAGTTCGTGCTGAACGTCGGCTCAAGCAGCATCCAAACGGACAAGACTACGAGACTGTGTTGCGACAAATCAAGATGCGTGACGAAATTGATAAGGGCAAGGAAGTTGGTGCACTACGAGTTGCAGAGGATGCCCTGTACATAGACACCTCATACTTGACTATAGGACAAG
This sequence is a window from uncultured Sphaerochaeta sp.. Protein-coding genes within it:
- the dtd gene encoding D-aminoacyl-tRNA deacylase — its product is MKAVIQRVQDASVSVEGTITGQIDHGLLVYLGIGHDDTEDQLTWLCEKIVKLRVFTDEQGKMNKSLSDVHGSILVVSQFTLLANLRKGNRPSYNDAAPPQKAEALYEQSLKVFAQLGFPVSSGEFGAHMKVSYTNDGPVTLLLEAE
- the recA gene encoding recombinase RecA, encoding MAKNSKDTTFPTDQKQKRDALEAARVQIDKQFGKGSLMKLGDNKENRNIESISSGSLLLDEALGIGGYPKGRVIEIYGPESSGKTTLALHAIAESQKAGGIAAFIDAEHAMDPSYAKKLGVNIEELWISQPDSGEQALEIAESLVRSGAVDIIVVDSVAALTPQAEIDGDMGDSHMGLQARLMSQALRKLTGLLSKSHTTIIFINQIRMKIGIMFGNPETTTGGNALKFYSSVRLEVRKIESISKSADDIVGNRVRIKIVKNKVSPPFKKVELDLLFGEGISYIASILDAALKYEMLEKSGSWYSYNGEKIGQGRERTLDFLKDNPDIATDLDNRLRAKMFPKADAVEATETASESK
- a CDS encoding segregation/condensation protein A, whose amino-acid sequence is MQEQTVQEEQVPKGATFHTPTFDGPLDLLLFLIQKSEVNIYDIPISLITEQFLGYLKEEKVTELGDLTQFYKMAADLLYIKSRMLLPVELEFDEEYQDPRQELVDRLLEYQKFRKYTELLTGTNTNAELFITRKSNQFRLPFGDEELFGDVSLQDLLKTFSRLMTTITPNKVFNVYESVTVNEKIALMQELFETQDYITLEQLIVHADQLLHIICSFMAILDACKLRMITLVQSEPFGPILIRKVNEAFEQDFEHMYDDDFEEIEEEIITTPISEGEEERFFEEDADNLRTTTDDGRVFLYDDESEDEQIILDDE
- the scpB gene encoding SMC-Scp complex subunit ScpB, with product MDRKRQAGKAESQQGPLLSTEARLVEVILFLENEPVSLERLSKMTSLSEETTRNAITELQEHYREYLHGLDLAESQGAFQFLPSSDLHDKLRSCYGRRVDRRLSRAALETLSIVAYSQPITRREIDNIRGVSSDTIIRLLRDREYIKVIGRKDVPGHPCLYGTSRKFLFEFNLASISALPKLSDIDRLRFEAEPTQEKEEA
- a CDS encoding pseudouridine synthase — encoded protein: MKLSYPLRLQVYLAKSGCGSRRSCETLITSGRVTVNTKRVTELGTKVDEEDVIMVDDQLVEPSEKTYYYALHKPKGFVCTNWDPNEKNYARDLIDIPDKNLLFHIGRLDKDSSGLILFTNDGDVAQKIMHPSEEIEKEYLVSCSTGVRREDLEEARKGVLIDMPQPYTIKRFEIISKKWVRIILTEGKNREIRKILSHFGYEVKQLVRMRIGCIELGDLKPGQYRTVTSSEIKALLRGENDILRKSSGRGW
- the cmk gene encoding (d)CMP kinase, translated to MVVAIDGPAGVGKSSIAQMIAKTCNFYYLNSGSFYRAYTYLHVQEGKDPMDYPAVLETAKHYMLSIEDDRICVNGTDIEDKLHTPEVDAVVAQVSTYPPLRSYVNEQLRRIAKDMDVVIEGRDITTVVFPDADLKCYFDAKAEVRAERRLKQHPNGQDYETVLRQIKMRDEIDKGKEVGALRVAEDALYIDTSYLTIGQVCEKVLSAIFTLKGDVNR